The Shewanella sp. KX20019 genome window below encodes:
- a CDS encoding YqiA/YcfP family alpha/beta fold hydrolase, with protein sequence MLLYIHGFNSSPFSEKGLVTASFIKQHHPELSFYQPQLPSEPLEAMALLIQIVEKAQAVNEPLTYIGSSLGGYFASYLAENYGGRAVLINPAVKPFELFDEFIGTQYNPYTNETYQVSAKHKQDVAEFDTAAIMNPDRFYVLLQTGDEVLDYKQAVQKYHCCKLLIEPDGDHSFIGYEDQLTSICEYLFS encoded by the coding sequence ATGCTGCTTTATATTCATGGATTTAATAGCTCTCCTTTTTCAGAGAAAGGGCTTGTTACTGCAAGTTTTATTAAGCAACATCATCCAGAGTTAAGCTTTTATCAGCCACAATTGCCGAGTGAGCCACTAGAGGCAATGGCGTTATTGATTCAAATTGTCGAAAAAGCACAAGCAGTAAATGAGCCGTTAACCTATATTGGTTCTTCACTCGGGGGCTATTTTGCTAGTTATTTGGCTGAAAACTACGGTGGACGCGCAGTTTTGATTAATCCTGCGGTAAAACCCTTCGAACTGTTTGATGAATTCATTGGCACTCAGTACAATCCCTACACAAATGAAACCTATCAGGTTTCAGCTAAGCATAAACAGGATGTCGCTGAGTTCGATACTGCAGCCATAATGAATCCTGATCGCTTTTATGTACTGTTACAAACTGGCGATGAAGTACTCGACTATAAACAGGCTGTTCAGAAGTATCATTGTTGTAAACTGTTAATAGAACCAGACGGTGACCATAGCTTTATTGGCTA
- the cpdA gene encoding 3',5'-cyclic-AMP phosphodiesterase has translation MLKEAISYSISESGSVRMVQVTDPHLFADPEAQLLGVNTSQSLNAVLNTIAAVDYPAHFMLATGDISQDYSNESYHNFVDAIAPLNMPCHYLPGNHDDPRIMNLHMQGEKVHGQKRILAGNWQIIMLDSTVRGRPGGHMSDAELDLIDSAINAEPNRYILLVMHHNPVLAGCAWLDQHCMDNGSDFIQQVSRYRQVKGLLWGHIHQSVDTVHLGPTGPVQLMATPSTCIQFKPKSPYFALDALQPGYRLLELKSDGSILTNVYRVPGENFSPDNEAGGY, from the coding sequence TTGCTAAAAGAGGCAATCTCTTACTCAATTTCTGAATCAGGCAGTGTGAGAATGGTGCAGGTCACCGATCCTCACCTTTTTGCTGATCCTGAAGCTCAATTATTAGGTGTAAACACTTCTCAAAGCTTAAATGCAGTTTTGAATACTATCGCCGCTGTTGATTACCCTGCACACTTTATGTTGGCGACAGGGGATATCAGCCAAGACTACTCAAATGAGTCTTACCATAACTTTGTCGATGCGATTGCACCATTAAACATGCCTTGTCATTATTTGCCCGGCAATCATGATGACCCACGTATTATGAATCTGCACATGCAGGGTGAAAAGGTACATGGGCAAAAAAGAATATTGGCAGGTAATTGGCAGATTATTATGCTCGACTCTACCGTTCGAGGCCGACCTGGTGGGCACATGTCTGATGCAGAATTAGACCTTATTGATAGTGCTATTAACGCTGAACCTAATCGCTACATCTTACTGGTGATGCATCACAACCCAGTTCTTGCTGGCTGTGCTTGGTTAGATCAACATTGCATGGATAACGGCAGTGATTTTATTCAACAGGTTTCGCGTTATAGGCAAGTTAAAGGGTTACTTTGGGGGCATATTCACCAAAGCGTTGATACTGTTCATCTAGGACCTACTGGGCCGGTTCAGTTGATGGCTACACCATCTACCTGCATTCAATTTAAACCTAAATCTCCCTATTTTGCGTTAGATGCACTTCAACCCGGTTACCGTTTGCTGGAGCTTAAGTCTGATGGTAGCATCCTAACTAACGTATATCGGGTACCGGGTGAAAATTTTTCACCCGACAATGAAGCTGGCGGTTATTAA
- a CDS encoding DUF1249 domain-containing protein: MSKVAYARKNKYQPNISQFLAVCARNYMHIQRWLTLEPSEGKHWQVDGEFGQLDVRLLENTKYTQLVEISRCAGGHALVSTPKVSVRIYHDAKLAEVLTSQQIYQLRPVYDYPNMHMHHRDEKYQVNAFLEELLKIDNLTKFIC; the protein is encoded by the coding sequence GTGTCGAAAGTAGCATACGCTCGCAAGAACAAGTACCAGCCAAATATAAGTCAGTTTTTGGCTGTATGTGCTCGTAACTATATGCATATTCAGCGTTGGCTTACACTGGAGCCTAGCGAAGGAAAGCACTGGCAAGTTGATGGTGAATTTGGCCAGCTGGATGTTCGTTTGTTGGAAAATACCAAATATACACAACTGGTCGAAATTTCAAGGTGCGCCGGCGGTCATGCGTTAGTGTCAACCCCTAAAGTTTCTGTGCGCATCTATCACGATGCTAAATTAGCAGAAGTGTTAACTAGTCAACAGATTTATCAATTACGTCCAGTGTATGATTATCCAAATATGCATATGCATCATCGTGATGAGAAGTATCAAGTGAATGCGTTTCTTGAAGAGTTATTGAAGATAGATAACTTGACTAAATTTATTTGTTAA
- the nudF gene encoding ADP-ribose diphosphatase yields the protein MNSTFTHDDVELLGKKTLYKGFFKMDEYRFKHRLFDGGWSGEIIREVFERGHAVVVLPYDLINDKVVLIEQIRIPVLESAKSPWLFELVAGMIDAGHTSEQVAIKELKEETGLDALSITKVNQYFASPGGTSERFDFYWAAVDSSNADGHYGLPEEHEDIKVHVVDREFAYKMMADGRIDNASTVIGLQWLQLNYRDLIESNHEK from the coding sequence ATGAACAGTACTTTTACTCATGATGATGTTGAGTTACTCGGGAAGAAAACCCTGTATAAAGGCTTCTTTAAAATGGATGAGTATCGCTTTAAACATCGGCTGTTTGATGGTGGCTGGAGTGGTGAGATCATTAGAGAGGTGTTTGAGAGGGGCCATGCTGTGGTCGTGTTACCTTACGATCTTATTAACGATAAAGTGGTGCTGATTGAGCAGATCCGTATTCCTGTGCTTGAGAGTGCTAAATCGCCTTGGTTGTTTGAGTTAGTCGCAGGGATGATTGACGCAGGTCATACTTCTGAACAAGTGGCCATTAAAGAGCTTAAAGAGGAAACGGGTCTTGATGCGTTGAGTATCACCAAGGTGAATCAATACTTTGCCAGTCCCGGTGGCACCAGCGAACGCTTTGATTTTTATTGGGCTGCAGTAGATTCATCCAATGCGGATGGTCACTACGGTTTACCTGAAGAGCATGAAGATATTAAAGTACATGTTGTGGATAGAGAGTTTGCATATAAAATGATGGCTGATGGTCGAATAGATAACGCCTCTACTGTCATTGGCCTCCAATGGCTACAACTCAACTATCGAGATCTGATTGAAAGTAATCATGAAAAATAA
- the tolC gene encoding outer membrane channel protein TolC: MKFKIRSLCAALTLAVSAQVAHADDLLQIYQQALTSDPVALQAKAQRDALYEQIEEQRAPLLPTISANVGYDKAWNDPSDDSSGIIGGVTLNQVIYDHSAWVGLSLAEKAASQADSAYASSLQNLIIRVTTAYFDVLTAKDNYEFQGSEKRAIERQLEQTKQRFAVGLTAITDVHEAQAQYDLANATEILAENTLANSYEALREITGIDHKSINILDTSRFSAAPVAPALSTDWIKMAETNNVDLMTTRIGKDIAEETITLYKAGHMPSLNLNAGYKKGIEQESGGANQPDFDNGTLGLTLSIPLFEGFKVTSQVNQAQYQYVEASEKLEQTHRKVVKDIRNNFNNVGASISSIRAYEQSVISSESALKATQAGFEVGTRTIVDVLNRTRDLYDSKRKLSDARYGYINSIIALKQAAGTLNEDDVSNINNGLKAPL; this comes from the coding sequence ATGAAATTCAAGATCCGCTCTCTATGTGCCGCGCTGACACTAGCCGTTTCAGCTCAAGTTGCACATGCCGACGACCTTCTACAGATATATCAACAAGCATTAACCAGTGATCCTGTTGCACTTCAAGCCAAAGCACAGCGTGATGCGCTTTATGAGCAGATAGAAGAGCAACGCGCACCACTATTGCCAACGATAAGTGCAAACGTGGGCTACGATAAAGCTTGGAACGATCCATCAGATGATTCAAGTGGCATTATTGGTGGCGTTACCTTAAATCAAGTTATCTATGACCACAGTGCATGGGTTGGTTTAAGCTTGGCAGAAAAAGCCGCATCTCAAGCTGACTCAGCTTATGCATCTTCACTGCAAAATCTGATTATTCGTGTAACAACAGCATACTTCGATGTGCTTACCGCAAAAGACAACTACGAGTTCCAAGGTTCAGAGAAGCGTGCAATCGAGCGTCAACTTGAACAAACAAAACAACGTTTTGCTGTAGGTCTTACCGCGATTACTGATGTGCATGAAGCTCAAGCACAGTATGACTTAGCCAACGCGACTGAAATTCTAGCTGAAAATACACTGGCTAATAGCTATGAAGCGCTACGTGAAATCACTGGTATTGATCATAAAAGTATCAATATCTTAGATACCAGCCGTTTCTCAGCAGCACCAGTTGCTCCTGCATTGTCAACTGATTGGATCAAAATGGCAGAAACTAATAACGTTGACTTGATGACAACGCGAATTGGTAAAGATATCGCCGAAGAGACCATCACGCTTTATAAAGCGGGTCATATGCCTTCACTGAACCTGAACGCGGGTTATAAGAAAGGAATCGAACAAGAGAGTGGCGGTGCTAACCAACCTGACTTCGACAACGGTACTCTAGGATTAACACTTAGTATCCCACTTTTTGAAGGCTTCAAAGTTACTTCTCAAGTAAACCAAGCTCAGTATCAATATGTTGAAGCAAGCGAGAAGCTTGAACAGACCCATCGTAAAGTTGTCAAAGATATTCGTAATAACTTTAACAACGTCGGTGCTTCTATCAGTTCAATCCGCGCCTATGAGCAATCAGTGATCTCTTCAGAGAGTGCGCTGAAAGCAACTCAAGCCGGTTTTGAAGTTGGTACTCGTACCATTGTTGACGTATTGAACCGTACGCGCGACTTGTATGATTCAAAGCGTAAACTGTCTGATGCACGTTATGGCTATATCAATTCAATTATTGCGCTAAAACAAGCTGCTGGTACTTTGAATGAAGATGATGTTAGCAACATCAACAATGGCCTGAAAGCGCCATTGTAA